The Neosynechococcus sphagnicola sy1 genome has a segment encoding these proteins:
- a CDS encoding transposase — protein RFEFWQLVRGILAQDLIFIDEFGVDLALTRLHARAPKGKRARGKRPSKRGKRVSTISAISLKTVVTNVSIVGSTDGLTFEAFIARHLVPKLWKGACVIMDNYSIHNHDTIRKLIEDVGAKLIYLPPYSPDFSPIENCFSKI, from the coding sequence GCGATTTGAGTTTTGGCAGTTAGTGCGGGGTATTCTAGCCCAAGATCTGATCTTCATTGATGAATTTGGGGTTGATTTAGCCCTCACCCGGTTACATGCTCGTGCCCCTAAAGGTAAAAGAGCACGGGGTAAGCGCCCCAGCAAGCGAGGTAAACGAGTCTCTACAATCAGTGCAATCAGCCTCAAAACCGTTGTCACTAACGTAAGTATCGTCGGTTCAACCGATGGTTTGACCTTTGAAGCCTTCATTGCTCGCCACCTGGTTCCGAAACTTTGGAAAGGAGCTTGTGTGATTATGGATAACTACTCGATACACAACCATGACACGATCAGAAAGCTGATTGAGGACGTGGGTGCTAAGTTGATTTATTTACCTCCCTATTCTCCAGACTTTTCACCGATAGAAAATTGCTTCTCAAAGATTTAA